One window from the genome of Micromonospora aurantiaca ATCC 27029 encodes:
- a CDS encoding endo-1,4-beta-xylanase has translation MDKVLARGSGSAAARSRPRTAVVAMVAGAAVVAATIAAATSASAGTTLGASAAEQGRYFGTAVAVNKLSDSTYVGILNREFNMVTAENEMKWDATEPSQNQFNFSSGDRLVAHAQANGMRVRGHALAWHSQQPGWAQNMSGSALRQAMLNHVTQVATHYRGKIHSWDVVNEAFDDGNSGARRNSNLERTGSDWIEAAFRAARAADPGAKLCYNDYNTDNWSWAKTQAVYNMVRDFKSRGVPIDCVGLQSHFNSGSPYPSNYRTTLQNFAALGVDVQITELDIEGSGSSQATTYGNVTRDCLAVPRCNGITVWGIRDTDSWRASGTPLLFDGSGNKKQAYTAVLNALNEGGTPPPTTAPPTSTPPTSAPPTSTPPTSAPPTTPPPTGACTATFTVNQWPGGFVTNVRITAGSSGLNGWAVSLTVPSGSAITNTWSAQASGTSGAVTFRNVDYNRQVGAGGTTEFGFQGTGTAPSGTPACAAG, from the coding sequence ATGGACAAGGTGCTCGCCCGCGGCAGCGGGAGCGCGGCAGCCCGGTCACGCCCGCGGACCGCTGTGGTCGCGATGGTGGCGGGGGCCGCGGTGGTCGCCGCCACGATAGCGGCGGCGACCAGCGCCAGCGCCGGTACGACGCTCGGCGCGTCGGCGGCGGAGCAGGGCCGGTACTTCGGCACGGCGGTGGCGGTGAACAAGTTGTCCGACAGCACGTATGTCGGCATCCTGAACCGCGAGTTCAACATGGTCACCGCCGAGAACGAGATGAAGTGGGACGCCACCGAGCCGTCCCAGAACCAGTTCAACTTCAGCAGCGGCGACCGGCTCGTCGCGCACGCCCAGGCCAACGGCATGCGGGTACGCGGACACGCGCTGGCCTGGCACTCGCAGCAGCCCGGCTGGGCGCAGAACATGTCCGGCAGCGCGCTGCGCCAGGCGATGCTCAACCACGTCACCCAGGTCGCCACCCACTACCGGGGCAAGATCCACTCCTGGGACGTGGTGAACGAGGCGTTCGACGACGGCAACAGCGGCGCCCGCCGCAACTCCAACCTGGAGCGCACCGGAAGCGACTGGATCGAGGCCGCGTTCCGTGCCGCCCGCGCCGCCGATCCGGGCGCCAAGCTCTGCTACAACGACTACAACACCGACAACTGGTCGTGGGCCAAGACCCAGGCGGTCTACAACATGGTGCGGGACTTCAAGTCCCGGGGCGTGCCGATCGACTGCGTCGGTCTCCAGTCGCACTTCAACAGCGGGTCGCCGTACCCGAGCAACTACCGCACCACGCTGCAGAACTTCGCCGCGCTCGGCGTCGACGTGCAGATCACCGAGCTGGACATCGAGGGTTCGGGCAGCAGCCAGGCCACCACGTACGGCAACGTGACCCGGGACTGCCTGGCCGTGCCGCGCTGCAACGGCATCACGGTCTGGGGCATCCGGGACACCGACTCCTGGCGGGCCAGCGGCACCCCGCTGCTGTTCGACGGCAGCGGCAACAAGAAGCAGGCGTACACCGCCGTGCTGAACGCGCTCAACGAGGGCGGCACCCCGCCGCCTACCACCGCGCCGCCGACCAGCACGCCGCCCACCTCGGCGCCGCCCACCAGCACGCCGCCGACCAGCGCGCCGCCCACGACTCCCCCGCCGACCGGCGCCTGCACCGCCACGTTCACCGTCAACCAGTGGCCGGGCGGCTTCGTCACCAACGTCCGCATCACCGCGGGCTCCTCCGGACTCAACGGCTGGGCCGTGTCGCTGACAGTGCCCTCGGGCTCGGCGATCACGAACACCTGGAGCGCCCAGGCCAGCGGCACCAGCGGTGCGGTGACCTTCCGCAACGTGGACTACAACCGCCAGGTCGGTGCCGGTGGCACCACCGAGTTCGGCTTCCAGGGCACGGGTACCGCGCCCTCCGGCACGCCGGCCTGCGCGGCCGGCTGA
- a CDS encoding Na+/H+ antiporter, with product MEALVLITVLGATVLVGTTIGGRYSVAPPVLLIAMGALIGLLPPFENLILEPEVVLVLFLPAILYRESLVISLREIRANLTVIVGLAVVLVIVTMVAVAYTAQALGVQPAAAWVLGAVLAPTDAAAVAGLAKRMPRGILTTLRAESLVNDGTALVLFAVAAGVVAGGTVPGALTLSGEFVGKSAGGVAAGLLVGAVVVLIRKHVDDPMREGGLSILTPFVAFLLADAVHASGVLAVVVSGLLLSYAAPRVIRARSRVTAFAFWDLSTFMINGGLFVLLGTQVPRSLRSITSHSPTASLGIAVLVAAVVVAIRLLWVHLSVSALQRVDRRESSRARHFDGRMRTAVGWAGFRGAVSLAAALAVPVAMHDGSPVRERDLIIFVTVVVIVLIMLVQGTTLPAVVSWAGLTGDRERDEEVRWARIRATEAALEALPRAASDVGATQDTVDRLRADYEDHLADARDPGGEDAEAEREMARRLRLRVLDHKRQEITRLRNTRQIDDAVLRQLQAAIDIEEIRLLGPEMEE from the coding sequence GTGGAAGCACTCGTGCTGATCACGGTGCTGGGTGCCACCGTGCTCGTCGGCACCACCATCGGCGGTCGCTACAGCGTCGCGCCGCCGGTCCTGCTGATCGCGATGGGCGCGCTGATCGGCCTGCTGCCGCCGTTCGAAAACCTGATCCTCGAACCCGAGGTCGTGCTGGTGCTGTTCCTTCCGGCGATCCTCTACCGGGAGAGTCTGGTCATCAGCCTCCGCGAGATCCGGGCCAACCTCACGGTGATCGTCGGGCTCGCCGTCGTGCTGGTGATCGTCACGATGGTCGCCGTCGCGTACACCGCGCAGGCCCTCGGCGTACAGCCGGCCGCCGCGTGGGTGCTCGGGGCCGTCCTGGCGCCGACCGACGCCGCCGCCGTGGCCGGCCTGGCCAAACGGATGCCGCGCGGCATCCTCACCACGCTGCGCGCGGAGAGCCTGGTCAACGACGGTACGGCGCTCGTGCTGTTCGCGGTGGCGGCGGGCGTGGTCGCGGGCGGTACGGTGCCCGGTGCGCTGACGCTCAGCGGCGAGTTCGTCGGCAAGTCGGCCGGCGGGGTGGCCGCGGGCCTGCTCGTCGGCGCGGTCGTGGTGCTGATCCGCAAGCACGTGGACGACCCGATGCGCGAGGGCGGGCTGAGCATCCTCACCCCGTTCGTCGCGTTCCTGCTCGCCGACGCGGTGCACGCCAGCGGGGTGCTCGCGGTGGTCGTGTCCGGGCTGCTGCTGTCGTACGCCGCGCCCCGGGTGATCCGGGCCCGTTCCCGGGTCACCGCGTTCGCGTTCTGGGACCTCTCCACCTTCATGATCAACGGTGGGCTGTTCGTACTGCTCGGCACGCAGGTGCCGCGCTCGCTGCGCAGCATCACCAGCCACTCGCCGACCGCGTCGCTCGGCATCGCGGTGCTCGTCGCAGCGGTCGTGGTGGCGATCCGCCTGCTCTGGGTGCACCTGTCGGTGTCGGCGCTGCAACGGGTGGACCGGCGGGAGTCGAGCCGGGCGCGGCACTTCGACGGCCGGATGCGTACCGCCGTGGGCTGGGCCGGGTTCCGGGGCGCCGTCTCGCTCGCCGCGGCGCTCGCCGTGCCGGTCGCCATGCACGACGGGAGCCCGGTACGCGAACGTGACCTGATCATCTTCGTCACCGTCGTGGTGATCGTGCTGATCATGCTGGTGCAGGGCACCACGTTGCCCGCGGTCGTGAGCTGGGCCGGCCTGACCGGCGACCGGGAACGCGACGAGGAGGTGCGCTGGGCCCGGATCCGGGCCACCGAGGCGGCACTGGAGGCGCTGCCCCGGGCCGCCAGCGACGTGGGCGCCACCCAGGACACCGTGGACCGGTTGCGCGCCGACTACGAGGACCACCTGGCCGACGCCCGCGACCCGGGTGGCGAGGACGCGGAGGCGGAGCGGGAGATGGCCCGCCGGCTGCGGCTTCGGGTGCTCGACCACAAGCGGCAGGAGATCACCCGGCTGCGCAACACCAGGCAGATCGACGACGCGGTGCTGCGGCAGCTCCAGGCGGCCATCGACATCGAGGAGATCCGGCTGCTCGGCCCGGAGATGGAGGAGTGA
- a CDS encoding L-threonylcarbamoyladenylate synthase, which produces MARYYDLHPDNPQPRVIRQVVDLLRADGVIAYPTDSCYALGCRIGNRDGVERIREIRRLDDRHPFTLMCADFAQLGQFVKLSNAVFRQVKSVIPGSYTFLLPATAEVPRRLQDPRRRVVGARVPRHTVTQALLAELGEPLLTSTLLLPGEDEPMTQGWEIKERLDHLVDAVVDAGDCGLEPTTVVDLSGPEPEILRRGAGDPARFE; this is translated from the coding sequence GTGGCGAGGTACTACGACCTGCATCCGGACAACCCCCAGCCCCGCGTGATCCGGCAGGTGGTGGACCTGCTGCGCGCCGACGGGGTGATCGCCTACCCGACCGACTCCTGCTACGCGCTCGGCTGCCGGATCGGCAACCGCGACGGCGTGGAGCGGATCCGGGAGATCCGGCGGCTCGACGACCGGCACCCGTTCACCCTGATGTGCGCCGACTTCGCCCAGCTCGGCCAGTTCGTCAAGCTCAGCAACGCGGTCTTCCGGCAGGTCAAGTCCGTCATCCCGGGCAGCTACACCTTCCTGCTGCCGGCCACCGCCGAGGTGCCCCGCCGGTTGCAGGACCCGCGGCGCCGGGTGGTCGGGGCGCGCGTACCCCGGCACACCGTGACCCAGGCGCTGCTCGCCGAACTCGGCGAGCCGCTGCTGACCAGCACGCTGCTGCTGCCCGGCGAGGACGAGCCGATGACCCAGGGCTGGGAGATCAAGGAACGGCTCGACCACCTCGTCGACGCCGTGGTCGACGCCGGGGACTGCGGGCTGGAGCCGACCACAGTGGTCGACCTGTCCGGCCCCGAGCCGGAGATCCTGCGCCGCGGCGCCGGCGACCCGGCCCGCTTCGAGTAA